The proteins below are encoded in one region of Micromonospora sp. DSM 45708:
- a CDS encoding GH1 family beta-glucosidase — protein MTARNFPESFVWGSATAAYQIEGAATEDGRGPSIWDTYSHTPGRTLGGDTGDVAADHYHRWPQDLDHVAELGLGAYRFSISWPRVQPGGSGRFNQAGLDFYARLVDGLLERGVRPVATMYHWDLPQELEDAGGWPARETALRFQDYASGIVTALGDRVHTWTTLNEPWCSAYLGYGSGVHAPGRTEPAAALAAVHHLNLAHGLAGRVVRELTPSAELSVTLNLHVVRGASDSAADSDAVRRIDALANRAFLGPMLDGAYPADLVTDTAAVTDWSFVRPGDEKLIAVPLDVLGVNYYSSTLVRAWDGQSARSAADGHGASTHSPWVGADDVDFLPQPGPHTAMGWNIDPPALTELLLRLRREYPGQPLMITENGAAFDDVVSAGGRVHDDRRIDYLRRHIGAVADARGRGADVRGYFVWSLLDNFEWGYGYDRRFGIIRVDYDTQERTWKDSAHWYRRLAATGRLDG, from the coding sequence ATGACGGCACGGAACTTCCCGGAGAGCTTCGTCTGGGGTTCGGCGACGGCGGCGTACCAGATCGAGGGCGCGGCCACCGAGGACGGTCGCGGTCCGTCCATCTGGGACACCTACAGCCACACCCCCGGGCGTACGCTGGGCGGCGACACCGGTGACGTGGCCGCCGACCACTACCACCGCTGGCCGCAGGACCTCGACCACGTCGCCGAGCTGGGGCTGGGCGCGTACCGTTTCTCGATCTCCTGGCCCCGGGTGCAGCCGGGCGGTTCCGGGCGGTTCAACCAGGCCGGCCTGGACTTCTACGCACGGCTGGTCGACGGCCTGCTGGAGCGCGGCGTGCGACCGGTCGCGACCATGTACCACTGGGACCTGCCGCAGGAGCTGGAGGACGCCGGTGGGTGGCCGGCGCGGGAGACGGCGCTGCGCTTCCAGGACTACGCGTCGGGGATCGTCACGGCGCTCGGCGACCGGGTGCACACCTGGACCACGCTCAACGAGCCGTGGTGCTCGGCGTACCTGGGTTACGGCTCCGGCGTTCACGCGCCCGGCCGGACCGAACCGGCCGCCGCGTTGGCGGCGGTGCACCACCTGAACCTGGCGCACGGCCTGGCCGGGCGGGTGGTCCGGGAGCTGACGCCGAGCGCCGAGCTGTCGGTGACGTTGAACCTGCACGTCGTCCGGGGGGCGTCCGACTCGGCCGCCGACTCCGACGCGGTCCGGCGGATCGACGCGTTGGCGAACCGGGCGTTCCTCGGCCCGATGCTGGACGGGGCGTACCCGGCCGACCTGGTGACCGACACCGCCGCCGTCACCGACTGGTCGTTCGTGCGCCCGGGTGACGAGAAGCTGATCGCGGTGCCGCTGGACGTGCTCGGGGTCAACTACTACTCCAGCACCCTGGTCCGCGCCTGGGACGGGCAATCGGCACGCTCCGCCGCCGACGGGCACGGCGCCTCGACCCACTCGCCGTGGGTGGGCGCCGACGACGTCGACTTCCTGCCGCAGCCCGGTCCGCACACGGCGATGGGATGGAACATCGACCCACCGGCCCTGACCGAACTGCTGCTGCGGCTGCGGCGCGAGTACCCCGGCCAGCCGTTGATGATCACCGAGAACGGCGCGGCGTTCGACGACGTCGTCTCGGCCGGCGGACGGGTGCACGACGACCGGCGGATCGACTACCTGCGCCGGCACATCGGCGCGGTCGCCGACGCCCGCGGGCGGGGCGCCGACGTCCGGGGCTACTTCGTCTGGTCGCTGCTCGACAACTTCGAGTGGGGCTACGGCTACGACCGCCGCTTCGGCATCATCCGCGTCGACTACGACACCCAGGAGCGCACCTGGAAGGACAGCGCCCACTGGTACCGCCGCCTGGCCGCCACCGGCCGACTGGACGGCTAG